Proteins found in one Toxotes jaculatrix isolate fToxJac2 chromosome 18, fToxJac2.pri, whole genome shotgun sequence genomic segment:
- the mapk8ip3 gene encoding C-Jun-amino-terminal kinase-interacting protein 3 isoform X1, which produces MMELQIDEVVYQDDYGSGSVMSERVSGLANSIYREFERLIRSYDEEVVKELMPLVVNVLENLDAVLTENQEHEVEVELLKEDNEQLITQYEREKALRKQAEEKFIEFEDSLEAEKKDLQIQVEFLELQAKQLELKTKNYSDQITRLEERESDMKKEYNALHQRHTEMIQTYVEHIERSKLQQAGSNSQSEGPGCGRTSKAERPPSLGLYHSGEGMVRGGLGGARMMPGKDIWQVSELGQSTFSSAYQEDGSESDSVAATPSSTGSKSNTPTSSVPSASVTPMNEGFLPHSEFDVMRAGNHRKNGKRLSRNMEVQVSQETKNVGIGMGSSDEWSDFQEIIDSTPDLDMCVDPRVYGGGNSPSQGIVNEAFGINTDSLYHEIKDAKSDIIGDVDAGAELLGEFSGMGKEVENLLTENKQLLETKNALNIVKNDLIAKVDELSGEQEVLREELEALKQSKNKVDARVKELEEELKRLKAEASRDSKDEGGDDFSSPMQDGDMTMTQRRRFTRVEMARVLMERNQYKERLMELQEAVRWTEMIRASRESPPIQEKKKSTIWQFFARLFSTSSSPPPVKRPYYSVNIHYRSPSPASLSQRRSHTMCQISTSNRTLEFFPEELASNGVASLLSDSAMLARREQRREQYRQVREHMRRDDGIMQTCGWSVPSRFRQTGGQTDSTQDSPLKRQQTTNEKEDTRMKNVPVPVYCRPLVEKDPNRKLWCAAGVDLTGWKVSSLESVPAKALSGSSDPLHAEEDGAEKKSSHNSPEKRKSKELQETDTMSSRVWILTSTHSASKVVIIDANQPGSLVDQFNVCNAHVLCISSVPAASESDYPAGEIVLDPSDGSAGGGEDTGGVEGMLAGITLVGCATNCSVARSNCSSRTDTPIMDKGQAPTAPPMNGKIHPAQSAEEATEATEVPESTASHTEMGSGPPGPFTEHVFTDPQPRPADPSDRGSGQSKEETSQAPESEDGGEEAKNYTSVAPTMWLGAQNGWLYVHSAVGNWKKCLHSIKLKDSVLSLVHVKGRVLVALADGTLAIFHRSEDGQWDLSNYHLMDLGRPHHSIRCMAVVHDKVWCGYKNKIHVIQPKSMQIEKSFDAHPRRESQVRQLAWIGDGVWVSIRLDSTLRLYHAHTHQHLQDVDIEPYVSKMLGTGKLGFSFVRITALLIGGNRLWVGTGNGVIISIPLTETVVLHRGQLLGLRANKVSPTSSGGVIHVYGDDGSEKSSGSFIPYCSMAQAQLCFHGHRDAVKFFVSVPGNVLATLNGSVLDSPSEGQGSTAPPETEAQSVHHVLVLSGGEGYIDFRIGDGEDDETEEGESGGAAQMKPALCKAERSHIIVWQVSYVSE; this is translated from the exons AAATTCATTGAGTTTGAGGATTCGTTGGAAGCTGAGAAGAAGGACCTGCAGATACAGGTGGAGTTTCTGGAGCTGCAGGCGAAACAGCTGGAGCTCAAGACAAAGAATTATTCTGACCAGA tcactCGGCTGGAGGAGCGAGAATCAGACATGAAGAAAGAGTACAACGCTCTGCACCAGCGCCACACCGAG ATGATTCAGACGTACGTCGAGCACATAGAGCGGTCCAAATTGCAGCAGGCGGGGAGCAACAGCCAATCGGAAGGCCCCGGCTGTGGACGAAC CAGCAAAGCGGAGCGACCACCATCGTTGGGCCTGTACCACAGCGGCGAGGGCATGGTACGTGGGGGTCTCGGGGGGGCTAGGATGATGCCCGGGAAAGACATCTGGCAGGTCAGCGAGCTCGGCCAGTCTACCTTCAGCTCCGCCTATCAG GAGGATGGATCAGAGTCCGACTCAGTGGCGGCCACACCCAGCAGCACAGGAAGCAAGTCCAACACACCCACCTCCTCCGTCCCCTCCGCCAGCGTCACCCCCATGAACGAGGGCTTCCTCCCGCATTCCGAGTTCGATGTGATGCGGGCCGGGAACCACAGGAAAAACGGCAAGCGGCTCAGCCGGAATATGGAGGTGCAAGTTTCCCAGGAAACCAAGAATGTTGGCATCG GTATGGGAAGCAGTGACGAGTGGTCAGACTTTCAGGAGATCATAGATTCTACTCCTGACCTGGACATGTGTGTGGACCCCCGTGTGTACGGAGGAGGAAACAG CCCTTCCCAGGGTATAGTGAATGAGGCCTTCGGCATCAACACCGACTCCCTCTACCACGAGATCAAAGACGCCAAGTCAGACATCATTGGAGATGTAGACGCAGGCGCCGAGCTGCTAG GCGAGTTCTCAG GGATGGGCAAGGAGGTGGAAAACCTgctgacagagaacaaacagctCCTAGAGACCAA AAACGCTCTCAACATTGTGAAGAACGACCTTATTGCCAAAGTGGACGAGCTGTCGGGGGAGCAGGAGGTGCTGAGGGAGGAGCTGGAGGCCTTGAAGCAGTCCAAGAACAAGGTGGACGCCAGAGtcaaggagctggaggaagaaCTCAAGAG GTTAAAAGCAGAGGCGTCTCGGGACTCcaaagatgaaggaggagatgaT TTCTCATCACCCATGCAGGATGGCGACATGACAATGACGCAGCGGCGGCGATTCACGCGGGTGGAGATGGCCCGCGTGCTGATGGAGAGGAACCAGTACAAAGAGCGActgatggagctgcaggaggcCGTACGGTGGACAGAAATGATCAg GGCATCCCGAGAGAGTCCTCCCATCCAAGAGAAAAAGAAGTCTACCATCTGGCAATT CTTTGCACGTCTCTTCAGCACATCGTCCAGCCCTCCGCCTGTCAAGCGGCCGTACTACAGCGTCAACATCCACTACAGGTCTCCGTCACCAGCCAGTCTCTCTCAGCGACGCAGCCACACCATGTGTCAGATCTCCACCTCCAACCGCACACTGGAGTTCTTCCCCGAAGA ACTGGCCAGTAACGGTGTTGCGTCTCTCCTTAGTGACTCAGCAATGTTGGCTCGCCGAGAGCAGCGGCGTGAACAGTATCGACAGGTCCGCGAGCACATGCGCCGCGATGACGGTATCATGCAGACCTGTGGCTGGAGTGTGCCGTCTCGCTTCAGACAg ACTGGTGGTCAGACGGACAGCACTCAGGACAGCCCGCTGAAGAGACAACAG ACGACCAACGAAAAAGAGGATACACGCATGAAGAATGTTCCCGTCCCTGTGTACTGTCGCCCTCTGGTAGAGAAGGACCCCAACAGGAAG CTGTGGTGTGCAGCAGGAGTGGACCTGACAGGATGGAAGGTTAGCAGCCTGGAGTCGGTACCAGCCAAAGCGCTGTCAGGCAGCAGTGATCCCCTGCATGCTGAGGAGGATGGAGCTGAGAAGAAGAGCAGCCACAACTCCCCAGAGAAGAGGAAG TCCAAGGAGCTCCAAGAAACAGACACCATGAGCAGTCGAGTGTGGATACTCACCAGCACCCACTCTGCCAGCAAGGTGGTCATCATCGACGCCAACCAGCCGGGCTCACTGGTCGACCAGTTCAACGTGTGCAATGCCCACGTACTCTGTATCTCCAGTGTGCCGG CTGCCAGTGAGAGCGACTATCCAGCAGGAGAGATTGTGCTGGATCCAAGTGATGGCAGTGCAGGGGGAGGCGAGGACACAGGTGGTGTGGAGGGCATGTTGGCTGGTATCACTCTCGTCGGCTGCGCCACCAACTGCAGCGTTGCCCGTAGCAACTGCTCCTCACGCACTGACACCCCCATAATGGACAAAGGACAAG CCCCTACTGCTCCCCCCATGAATGGGAAGATTCACCCCGCACAGTCGGCTGAGGAAGCCACAGAAGCCACCGAGGTTCCTGAGTCAACAGCCAGCCACACAGAAATGGGTTCTGGACCTCCAGGACCGTTTACTGAGCATGTCTTCACCGATCCCCAGCCTCGACCAGCAGACCCCTCTGACAG AGGTTCTGGTCAGTCCAAAGAGGAAACGTCTCAGGCTCCAGAGTCCGAGGACGGAGGTGAAGAGGCCAAAAACTACACTAGTGTGGCCCCCACCATGTGGCTCGGGGCCCAGAACGGCTG GCTCTATGTCCACTCAGCTGTTGGAAACTGGAAGAAGTGTCTACACTCCATCAAACTCAAAGACTCGGTGCTCAGTCTTGT GCATGTGAAAGGTCGTGTACTGGTTGCCCTCGCTGACGGGACCCTCGCCATTTTCCATAGATCAGAGG ATGGCCAGTGGGATTTGTCCAACTACCACCTAATGGACCTCGGACGGCCTCATCACTCCATTCGCTGCATGGCTGTCGTCCACGATAAAGTGTGGTGCGGCTATAAGAACAAGATCCACGTCATCCAGCCCAAGAGTATGCAGATCGAG AAGTCCTTCGATGCCCACCCTCGCAGGGAGAGCCAGGTACGACAGCTAGCGTGGATCGGTGATGGCGTGTGGGTGTCAATCCGACTCGACTCGACCCTGCGTCTCTACCATGCTCATACACACCAGCACCTCCAGGACGTGGACATTGAGCCATACGTCAGCAAGATGCTGG GTACTGGCAAGCTGGGCTTCTCTTTTGTGCGAATCACAGCACTACTGATCGGTGGAAATCGTCTTTGGGTAGGAACTGGAAACGGTGTGATCATCTCCATCCCACTGACAGAGA CGGTGGTCCTTCACCGGGGACAGCTCCTGGGTCTGAGGG ccAATAAGGTTTCTCCCACATCGTCTGGTGGAGTGATCCACGTGTACGGCGACGACGGCTCTGAGAAGAGCAGCGGCAGCTTCATCCCCTACTGCTCCATGGCACAGGCCCAGCTCTGTTTTCATGGACACCGTGATGCTGTCAAGTTCTTCGTCTCAGTGCCCG GCAATGTCCTGGCCACCCTAAACGGCAGTGTTCTGGACAGTCCATCGGAGGGGCAGGGCTCCACAGCACCCCCAGAGACGGAGGCCCAGAGTGTTCACCACGTGCTGGTGCTGAGCGGAGGAGAGGGCTACATTGACTTCCGTATAG gggATGGAGAAGACgatgagacagaggaaggagagagtggTGGGGCTGCACAAATGAAACCTGCTTTGTGCAAAGCTGAGCGGAGCCATATCATTGTCTGGCAGGTGTCTTACGTATCCGAGTGA
- the mapk8ip3 gene encoding C-Jun-amino-terminal kinase-interacting protein 3 isoform X8, with amino-acid sequence MMELQIDEVVYQDDYGSGSVMSERVSGLANSIYREFERLIRSYDEEVVKELMPLVVNVLENLDAVLTENQEHEVEVELLKEDNEQLITQYEREKALRKQAEEKFIEFEDSLEAEKKDLQIQVEFLELQAKQLELKTKNYSDQITRLEERESDMKKEYNALHQRHTEMIQTYVEHIERSKLQQAGSNSQSEGPGCGRTKAERPPSLGLYHSGEGMEDGSESDSVAATPSSTGSKSNTPTSSVPSASVTPMNEGFLPHSEFDVMRAGNHRKNGKRLSRNMEVQVSQETKNVGIGMGSSDEWSDFQEIIDSTPDLDMCVDPRVYGGGNSPSQGIVNEAFGINTDSLYHEIKDAKSDIIGDVDAGAELLGEFSGMGKEVENLLTENKQLLETKNALNIVKNDLIAKVDELSGEQEVLREELEALKQSKNKVDARVKELEEELKRLKAEASRDSKDEGGDDFSSPMQDGDMTMTQRRRFTRVEMARVLMERNQYKERLMELQEAVRWTEMIRASRESPPIQEKKKSTIWQFFARLFSTSSSPPPVKRPYYSVNIHYRSPSPASLSQRRSHTMCQISTSNRTLEFFPEELASNGVASLLSDSAMLARREQRREQYRQVREHMRRDDGIMQTCGWSVPSRFRQTGGQTDSTQDSPLKRQQTTNEKEDTRMKNVPVPVYCRPLVEKDPNRKLWCAAGVDLTGWKVSSLESVPAKALSGSSDPLHAEEDGAEKKSSHNSPEKRKSKELQETDTMSSRVWILTSTHSASKVVIIDANQPGSLVDQFNVCNAHVLCISSVPAASESDYPAGEIVLDPSDGSAGGGEDTGGVEGMLAGITLVGCATNCSVARSNCSSRTDTPIMDKGQAPTAPPMNGKIHPAQSAEEATEATEVPESTASHTEMGSGPPGPFTEHVFTDPQPRPADPSDRGSGQSKEETSQAPESEDGGEEAKNYTSVAPTMWLGAQNGWLYVHSAVGNWKKCLHSIKLKDSVLSLVHVKGRVLVALADGTLAIFHRSEDGQWDLSNYHLMDLGRPHHSIRCMAVVHDKVWCGYKNKIHVIQPKSMQIEKSFDAHPRRESQVRQLAWIGDGVWVSIRLDSTLRLYHAHTHQHLQDVDIEPYVSKMLGTGKLGFSFVRITALLIGGNRLWVGTGNGVIISIPLTETVVLHRGQLLGLRANKVSPTSSGGVIHVYGDDGSEKSSGSFIPYCSMAQAQLCFHGHRDAVKFFVSVPGNVLATLNGSVLDSPSEGQGSTAPPETEAQSVHHVLVLSGGEGYIDFRIGDGEDDETEEGESGGAAQMKPALCKAERSHIIVWQVSYVSE; translated from the exons AAATTCATTGAGTTTGAGGATTCGTTGGAAGCTGAGAAGAAGGACCTGCAGATACAGGTGGAGTTTCTGGAGCTGCAGGCGAAACAGCTGGAGCTCAAGACAAAGAATTATTCTGACCAGA tcactCGGCTGGAGGAGCGAGAATCAGACATGAAGAAAGAGTACAACGCTCTGCACCAGCGCCACACCGAG ATGATTCAGACGTACGTCGAGCACATAGAGCGGTCCAAATTGCAGCAGGCGGGGAGCAACAGCCAATCGGAAGGCCCCGGCTGTGGACGAAC CAAAGCGGAGCGACCACCATCGTTGGGCCTGTACCACAGCGGCGAGGGCATG GAGGATGGATCAGAGTCCGACTCAGTGGCGGCCACACCCAGCAGCACAGGAAGCAAGTCCAACACACCCACCTCCTCCGTCCCCTCCGCCAGCGTCACCCCCATGAACGAGGGCTTCCTCCCGCATTCCGAGTTCGATGTGATGCGGGCCGGGAACCACAGGAAAAACGGCAAGCGGCTCAGCCGGAATATGGAGGTGCAAGTTTCCCAGGAAACCAAGAATGTTGGCATCG GTATGGGAAGCAGTGACGAGTGGTCAGACTTTCAGGAGATCATAGATTCTACTCCTGACCTGGACATGTGTGTGGACCCCCGTGTGTACGGAGGAGGAAACAG CCCTTCCCAGGGTATAGTGAATGAGGCCTTCGGCATCAACACCGACTCCCTCTACCACGAGATCAAAGACGCCAAGTCAGACATCATTGGAGATGTAGACGCAGGCGCCGAGCTGCTAG GCGAGTTCTCAG GGATGGGCAAGGAGGTGGAAAACCTgctgacagagaacaaacagctCCTAGAGACCAA AAACGCTCTCAACATTGTGAAGAACGACCTTATTGCCAAAGTGGACGAGCTGTCGGGGGAGCAGGAGGTGCTGAGGGAGGAGCTGGAGGCCTTGAAGCAGTCCAAGAACAAGGTGGACGCCAGAGtcaaggagctggaggaagaaCTCAAGAG GTTAAAAGCAGAGGCGTCTCGGGACTCcaaagatgaaggaggagatgaT TTCTCATCACCCATGCAGGATGGCGACATGACAATGACGCAGCGGCGGCGATTCACGCGGGTGGAGATGGCCCGCGTGCTGATGGAGAGGAACCAGTACAAAGAGCGActgatggagctgcaggaggcCGTACGGTGGACAGAAATGATCAg GGCATCCCGAGAGAGTCCTCCCATCCAAGAGAAAAAGAAGTCTACCATCTGGCAATT CTTTGCACGTCTCTTCAGCACATCGTCCAGCCCTCCGCCTGTCAAGCGGCCGTACTACAGCGTCAACATCCACTACAGGTCTCCGTCACCAGCCAGTCTCTCTCAGCGACGCAGCCACACCATGTGTCAGATCTCCACCTCCAACCGCACACTGGAGTTCTTCCCCGAAGA ACTGGCCAGTAACGGTGTTGCGTCTCTCCTTAGTGACTCAGCAATGTTGGCTCGCCGAGAGCAGCGGCGTGAACAGTATCGACAGGTCCGCGAGCACATGCGCCGCGATGACGGTATCATGCAGACCTGTGGCTGGAGTGTGCCGTCTCGCTTCAGACAg ACTGGTGGTCAGACGGACAGCACTCAGGACAGCCCGCTGAAGAGACAACAG ACGACCAACGAAAAAGAGGATACACGCATGAAGAATGTTCCCGTCCCTGTGTACTGTCGCCCTCTGGTAGAGAAGGACCCCAACAGGAAG CTGTGGTGTGCAGCAGGAGTGGACCTGACAGGATGGAAGGTTAGCAGCCTGGAGTCGGTACCAGCCAAAGCGCTGTCAGGCAGCAGTGATCCCCTGCATGCTGAGGAGGATGGAGCTGAGAAGAAGAGCAGCCACAACTCCCCAGAGAAGAGGAAG TCCAAGGAGCTCCAAGAAACAGACACCATGAGCAGTCGAGTGTGGATACTCACCAGCACCCACTCTGCCAGCAAGGTGGTCATCATCGACGCCAACCAGCCGGGCTCACTGGTCGACCAGTTCAACGTGTGCAATGCCCACGTACTCTGTATCTCCAGTGTGCCGG CTGCCAGTGAGAGCGACTATCCAGCAGGAGAGATTGTGCTGGATCCAAGTGATGGCAGTGCAGGGGGAGGCGAGGACACAGGTGGTGTGGAGGGCATGTTGGCTGGTATCACTCTCGTCGGCTGCGCCACCAACTGCAGCGTTGCCCGTAGCAACTGCTCCTCACGCACTGACACCCCCATAATGGACAAAGGACAAG CCCCTACTGCTCCCCCCATGAATGGGAAGATTCACCCCGCACAGTCGGCTGAGGAAGCCACAGAAGCCACCGAGGTTCCTGAGTCAACAGCCAGCCACACAGAAATGGGTTCTGGACCTCCAGGACCGTTTACTGAGCATGTCTTCACCGATCCCCAGCCTCGACCAGCAGACCCCTCTGACAG AGGTTCTGGTCAGTCCAAAGAGGAAACGTCTCAGGCTCCAGAGTCCGAGGACGGAGGTGAAGAGGCCAAAAACTACACTAGTGTGGCCCCCACCATGTGGCTCGGGGCCCAGAACGGCTG GCTCTATGTCCACTCAGCTGTTGGAAACTGGAAGAAGTGTCTACACTCCATCAAACTCAAAGACTCGGTGCTCAGTCTTGT GCATGTGAAAGGTCGTGTACTGGTTGCCCTCGCTGACGGGACCCTCGCCATTTTCCATAGATCAGAGG ATGGCCAGTGGGATTTGTCCAACTACCACCTAATGGACCTCGGACGGCCTCATCACTCCATTCGCTGCATGGCTGTCGTCCACGATAAAGTGTGGTGCGGCTATAAGAACAAGATCCACGTCATCCAGCCCAAGAGTATGCAGATCGAG AAGTCCTTCGATGCCCACCCTCGCAGGGAGAGCCAGGTACGACAGCTAGCGTGGATCGGTGATGGCGTGTGGGTGTCAATCCGACTCGACTCGACCCTGCGTCTCTACCATGCTCATACACACCAGCACCTCCAGGACGTGGACATTGAGCCATACGTCAGCAAGATGCTGG GTACTGGCAAGCTGGGCTTCTCTTTTGTGCGAATCACAGCACTACTGATCGGTGGAAATCGTCTTTGGGTAGGAACTGGAAACGGTGTGATCATCTCCATCCCACTGACAGAGA CGGTGGTCCTTCACCGGGGACAGCTCCTGGGTCTGAGGG ccAATAAGGTTTCTCCCACATCGTCTGGTGGAGTGATCCACGTGTACGGCGACGACGGCTCTGAGAAGAGCAGCGGCAGCTTCATCCCCTACTGCTCCATGGCACAGGCCCAGCTCTGTTTTCATGGACACCGTGATGCTGTCAAGTTCTTCGTCTCAGTGCCCG GCAATGTCCTGGCCACCCTAAACGGCAGTGTTCTGGACAGTCCATCGGAGGGGCAGGGCTCCACAGCACCCCCAGAGACGGAGGCCCAGAGTGTTCACCACGTGCTGGTGCTGAGCGGAGGAGAGGGCTACATTGACTTCCGTATAG gggATGGAGAAGACgatgagacagaggaaggagagagtggTGGGGCTGCACAAATGAAACCTGCTTTGTGCAAAGCTGAGCGGAGCCATATCATTGTCTGGCAGGTGTCTTACGTATCCGAGTGA